In one Bacteroidota bacterium genomic region, the following are encoded:
- a CDS encoding PAS domain S-box protein, translated as MNNLSKEDLNKKIIELSAHNLELKSSLSEKERELELLKKDFDHLNAFIIDEIRSHIEEIDKLAKIPEENPSPIFRFSKRGRILIYCNGPGQNLLNEIDHSTNSQTQEEWQKAIAKIQENKQPVTYHEINFIDKVYLISIIDVKGSNYKNVYATDITNLKNTEAALRNSEERYKTVIENASDIVYNTNNEGYFTYINPIAEAKIGFTLEDLKNKLFVELIHPDYRKKAIATYYKQKLNKVNSTYWEFPIINKNGETIWLGQNVHLIIRDNKITGFSSIARDISERVKSQTQLKLLNTQLSSLIKNQNSGILLENSERKIVLVNNKFCDIFGISTEPEKLVGYDCLTAIQKLKPMFVNGNKVIEELEKCISDRKTNLNVEVKLINGKILERDYLPIVIDGEYFGHMWQYKDVTEQRSAQEILQKSEEKYRRIIENMRIGLMVTDPNDTIIDVNPSFLELSKYNKEEIIGKPATSIFENVTDSVINLQSVRKGNNPNAHELELNCKDGNKKWVMVSGAPIYDFNKQYIGSIGIYLDITQRKKYEKLLKEAQQKSESSMRSKEIFLANMSHEIRTPMNAILGMSDLLSEANLNIKERSYLNAIKSSSENLLVILNDILDFSKIDSGKMELEAHPFSFNELINNLIIQFEYKITEKNLFLNKEIDNKINFNFNSDSTRLSQILINLLSNAIKFTTEGNVTLKCKLVEEDTKSQLIQFSVEDTGIGIDETKLDTIFDSFIQEDSSINRKFGGSGLGLTISKQLVKLFGGEIHVKSKKGVGSIFTFSIRLQKFGELESNSLGKFNKNPQNYLHFTNTKILLVEDNQMNQLIATTILEKHNLSVTKAFNGQEAIDLIDTDNFDVILMDIQMPVLDGIEATRILRSKKVSIPIIALTANAIEGDKEKYLSAGMNDYISKPFNKVDLLHKIARQLPENKIKYEIPAKDKAMNEKKYNLDRLYKDSDNNQEFVNQMVNLFIQMSGEITQNIQNSIETNNLESVKKNAHKIKSSIMLLGIDSLTPLIIEIEKFDFNSNPDSFILLVLEFIQKLKIIVEEIRYDFPTTTNPNV; from the coding sequence ATGAATAACCTAAGTAAAGAAGACCTGAACAAGAAAATAATTGAATTAAGTGCGCATAACCTAGAATTAAAGTCGTCATTGAGTGAAAAAGAACGTGAATTAGAGTTACTAAAAAAAGATTTCGATCATTTAAACGCCTTTATTATTGATGAGATTCGAAGCCATATTGAAGAAATAGATAAGTTAGCAAAGATTCCCGAAGAAAACCCAAGTCCGATTTTCAGATTTTCAAAACGCGGACGAATATTGATTTACTGCAACGGTCCCGGACAAAACCTTCTAAATGAAATTGACCACTCAACTAATTCTCAAACTCAGGAAGAATGGCAAAAAGCCATTGCTAAAATACAAGAAAACAAACAACCCGTAACATATCATGAAATTAACTTCATCGACAAAGTGTATTTAATTTCAATCATTGATGTAAAAGGATCTAATTATAAAAACGTTTATGCGACAGACATCACTAACTTAAAAAACACTGAAGCCGCATTAAGAAACAGCGAAGAGCGATATAAAACGGTGATTGAGAATGCTTCCGACATAGTTTACAACACCAATAACGAAGGATATTTCACATATATTAATCCCATAGCCGAGGCAAAAATCGGATTTACACTAGAAGATCTCAAAAACAAATTATTTGTAGAATTAATTCACCCCGACTATAGAAAAAAAGCGATAGCAACATACTATAAACAAAAACTGAATAAAGTCAACTCAACCTATTGGGAATTTCCAATCATTAACAAAAACGGTGAAACTATTTGGCTAGGTCAAAATGTTCATTTAATAATTCGTGATAATAAAATAACAGGATTTTCATCCATAGCACGTGATATTTCAGAGCGCGTTAAATCGCAGACACAGTTAAAGTTGCTTAATACTCAACTTTCTTCATTAATAAAAAATCAAAATTCCGGAATACTATTAGAAAACAGTGAGAGAAAAATCGTATTAGTAAACAACAAATTCTGCGATATATTTGGCATTAGCACCGAACCCGAAAAACTAGTTGGTTATGATTGCTTAACCGCAATTCAGAAATTGAAGCCCATGTTTGTAAATGGGAATAAAGTTATTGAAGAACTTGAGAAATGTATTAGTGATAGAAAAACAAACTTAAACGTTGAAGTAAAACTTATTAATGGGAAAATATTAGAAAGAGATTATCTTCCTATTGTTATTGACGGTGAGTATTTTGGTCACATGTGGCAGTATAAAGATGTAACTGAGCAACGATCGGCACAAGAAATATTACAAAAAAGTGAAGAAAAATACCGAAGAATAATAGAAAATATGCGCATCGGATTAATGGTTACTGATCCAAACGATACCATAATTGATGTAAACCCTAGTTTTCTTGAGCTCTCAAAATATAATAAAGAAGAAATAATCGGGAAACCTGCAACTTCCATTTTTGAAAACGTAACTGATTCTGTCATTAATCTTCAGTCGGTAAGAAAAGGCAATAATCCGAACGCCCATGAATTAGAACTGAATTGTAAAGACGGAAATAAAAAATGGGTAATGGTAAGTGGTGCTCCTATTTACGATTTTAATAAACAGTACATTGGTTCCATCGGTATTTATCTTGATATAACACAGCGAAAAAAATACGAGAAGCTTCTAAAAGAGGCGCAACAAAAATCAGAATCCTCTATGCGTTCTAAGGAGATTTTTCTTGCCAACATGAGCCATGAAATACGAACGCCAATGAACGCTATTTTAGGAATGTCCGATTTACTATCAGAAGCCAATTTAAACATCAAAGAGCGATCTTATCTCAACGCAATAAAATCTTCATCTGAAAATCTATTAGTCATATTAAATGACATTTTAGATTTCTCGAAAATTGATTCTGGAAAAATGGAGCTTGAAGCTCACCCATTCTCTTTCAATGAATTAATTAATAACTTAATTATACAATTCGAATACAAAATCACTGAGAAAAACCTATTTCTAAATAAAGAAATTGACAATAAAATTAATTTTAACTTCAATAGTGACTCTACTAGATTATCTCAAATTCTTATTAATTTATTAAGCAACGCCATTAAATTCACTACAGAAGGTAATGTAACTCTTAAATGTAAATTAGTTGAGGAAGATACTAAATCACAGTTGATACAATTCTCAGTAGAAGATACAGGAATCGGAATAGATGAAACAAAACTTGATACCATTTTTGATAGTTTTATTCAAGAAGATTCAAGCATTAATAGAAAATTTGGAGGTTCCGGATTAGGACTTACTATAAGCAAACAATTAGTGAAATTATTTGGAGGTGAAATTCATGTAAAAAGTAAAAAAGGAGTTGGCAGCATATTTACTTTCTCAATCAGACTTCAGAAATTTGGTGAGTTAGAAAGTAATTCGCTTGGAAAATTCAATAAAAATCCGCAAAACTATCTCCATTTTACAAACACTAAAATTTTACTGGTTGAAGACAACCAAATGAATCAATTAATTGCAACAACTATACTTGAAAAGCATAATTTATCGGTAACAAAGGCTTTTAATGGTCAGGAAGCAATAGATTTAATCGACACTGATAATTTCGATGTTATTTTAATGGACATACAGATGCCTGTATTAGACGGCATTGAAGCAACAAGAATACTCCGGTCAAAAAAAGTATCCATTCCTATAATTGCCCTTACCGCTAATGCTATTGAAGGCGATAAAGAAAAGTATTTGAGTGCCGGGATGAACGACTATATCTCAAAACCATTTAATAAAGTGGATTTATTGCATAAAATCGCAAGGCAACTTCCGGAAAATAAAATCAAATATGAAATTCCCGCTAAAGACAAAGCCATGAATGAAAAAAAATATAATCTTGACCGTTTATACAAAGACAGCGATAACAATCAGGAGTTTGTTAATCAGATGGTAAACTTATTCATTCAAATGTCCGGGGAAATCACTCAAAATATTCAAAACTCCATTGAAACAAATAATCTTGAGTCCGTTAAAAAAAATGCGCATAAAATAAAATCATCTATAATGTTATTGGGCATAGACTCTTTGACTCCTCTGATTATAGAGATAGAAAAATTTGACTTTAATTCAAACCCTGACTCTTTTATTCTGTTGGTGTTAGAGTTTATTCAAAAGCTAAAAATAATAGTTGAAGAGATTCGATATGACTTTCCTACAACCACAAACCCCAACGTTTAG
- a CDS encoding glycosyltransferase family 39 protein yields MLPFFRNNKEFTILLVAAAIIRFIPLFDYQFSYDELSALSRTTYSNWHDLVMYGARIDAHPILIQCFLYLIVQLVGYSEVWMKLPFILMSLGSIYYIYRFSLKWFGKLPALLSAAIFSFSFIFLYYSPLARMYATGVFFSSALLFYWFNWVFDPEKKKSDFIFTVLFFVLSALNAHMGALFAFTLAVSGLFLIERTYLKRYLGLCVFVVLIYLPHLSITLFQLQYGGIGSAQNGWLPPPGKWAFAEFVQVVLGTGYVWMVIIAFVLFSLLINKLKIEKKSLLLLVVFFVNYLVIYVYSVTKAPIFQYSVMLFSAPAFVVGACSLIKFKDKWSIPALGLVCAVLLFQSIYSKEFFTSAVLNQNEFQYTVLKEAKAKYGENNVEAVFFDTEMYFVMHYELRDGKKLNYHLAQEEELNDPEKFKNILAQRNAGKLVLGNPSPIQLAMAKEFFSHVEKYGETANVSVYLLSKERASRIDENEQKILFYSDWLHPVFYKYDFEAEKFNLTEKVFTVDSLIEFPLSMNAALKDVSSKRGNVILAKITLQSDTIPANVSFNCSVKNDKDSTLYFGGPEIKGFYERGKYYEVYCELFLGSEYHSWLKQNSKVSFFMWNRGRHQLKIKNASVVTVDFRPKRWGLWL; encoded by the coding sequence ATGTTGCCTTTTTTTAGAAATAATAAAGAGTTTACCATCCTTTTAGTGGCAGCAGCTATTATTCGTTTTATTCCTTTATTTGATTATCAATTTAGTTATGATGAATTAAGCGCTTTAAGTAGAACTACTTATTCCAATTGGCATGATTTGGTGATGTATGGAGCAAGAATTGACGCACATCCCATTTTGATTCAATGTTTTCTTTACCTAATTGTTCAACTTGTTGGGTACTCGGAAGTTTGGATGAAACTGCCATTTATTTTAATGAGTTTGGGATCCATTTACTATATATATCGCTTTTCATTGAAATGGTTTGGGAAATTACCTGCATTGTTATCTGCAGCTATTTTTTCTTTTTCATTTATCTTTTTATACTATTCGCCCCTTGCGCGGATGTACGCCACCGGTGTTTTCTTTAGCAGTGCGCTTTTATTTTATTGGTTTAATTGGGTATTTGATCCGGAAAAGAAGAAAAGTGATTTTATTTTCACTGTTTTGTTTTTTGTTTTAAGCGCATTGAATGCACACATGGGAGCTTTGTTTGCATTTACATTGGCTGTATCGGGATTGTTTCTCATAGAGCGAACTTATCTCAAAAGGTATCTGGGTTTATGCGTTTTTGTTGTGCTAATTTACTTGCCGCATTTATCAATCACCCTTTTTCAGTTACAATATGGAGGCATTGGTTCTGCGCAAAACGGTTGGTTGCCGCCTCCGGGTAAATGGGCGTTTGCGGAGTTTGTTCAAGTCGTGTTAGGAACAGGTTATGTATGGATGGTTATCATTGCGTTTGTGTTGTTTTCCTTACTTATAAATAAATTAAAGATTGAAAAGAAATCTTTGTTATTGCTTGTAGTATTCTTTGTGAATTATTTGGTGATTTATGTTTATTCTGTAACCAAAGCCCCCATCTTTCAGTATTCGGTTATGTTATTTTCGGCTCCTGCTTTTGTTGTAGGAGCATGTAGTTTAATAAAATTTAAAGATAAATGGAGCATTCCCGCATTGGGATTAGTTTGTGCGGTTTTATTATTTCAGTCGATTTACAGTAAAGAATTTTTTACCTCTGCTGTTCTCAATCAAAACGAATTTCAATACACTGTTTTAAAAGAAGCAAAGGCGAAATATGGTGAGAATAATGTAGAGGCTGTGTTTTTTGATACGGAGATGTATTTTGTTATGCATTATGAATTGAGAGACGGTAAGAAATTAAATTATCATTTAGCACAGGAAGAAGAATTGAACGATCCGGAAAAGTTTAAAAACATTTTAGCGCAAAGGAATGCCGGCAAATTAGTATTAGGTAATCCATCACCCATCCAATTAGCTATGGCTAAAGAATTCTTCTCACATGTAGAGAAATATGGTGAAACAGCGAATGTGTCAGTTTATTTATTGTCGAAAGAAAGAGCGTCAAGAATTGATGAGAATGAACAGAAAATTTTGTTTTATTCAGATTGGCTACATCCAGTTTTCTATAAATACGACTTTGAAGCAGAAAAGTTCAATTTAACAGAGAAGGTATTCACTGTAGATTCCTTAATTGAATTTCCACTTTCGATGAATGCGGCTTTAAAGGATGTTTCTTCTAAGAGAGGAAATGTTATTTTAGCCAAAATCACTTTGCAAAGTGATACTATTCCTGCGAACGTAAGTTTTAATTGTTCGGTAAAAAACGACAAGGATTCTACTTTGTATTTCGGCGGACCGGAAATAAAAGGCTTTTATGAAAGGGGTAAGTATTATGAAGTGTATTGTGAGTTGTTTTTAGGTTCAGAGTACCATTCATGGCTCAAACAAAATTCCAAAGTGAGTTTTTTCATGTGGAATAGAGGTAGGCATCAGTTGAAGATTAAAAATGCTTCGGTTGTAACGGTTGATTTTCGACCTAAACGTTGGGGTTTGTGGTTGTAG
- the pbpC gene encoding penicillin-binding protein 1C — MVKVKYIWEKVSVRAKTTWGIVLVLLVLFYLWLPSQLFNKPCSTVLLDANNELLSAKIASDGQWRYPQLDSVPVKFEQCITLFEDEYFYYHPGFNPVSILKSIQRNFSAGKVKSGGSTITMQVARMMRGNKSRTYYNKLVEILLAFRIELSYKKSSILNLYASNAPFGSNVVGISAASWRYFGRSPFQLSWAESALLAVLPNAPSLIYPGKNQQRLLKKRNTLLKKLYDKKIIDESTYKLSIQEPLPDKPYAVPQLANHLLNRGINEKGSSQIYKSTIKKNLQIQVSDLLNKHVASLSANQIHNACVLVAEVESGNVLAYVGNSSSEKNEHENYVDVINAPRSTGSILKPFLYAFMLNENKILPAALIEDVPTQIGSYGPKNFNLTYDGLVPANQAIARSLNVPAVKMLLDYGTAKFHYRLKQLGFKNFTKPTTHYGLSLILGGGEATLWDIASAYSSMGRALLGYDASRKKYTADNYRPLNYLQKEIDKPKMVKEDLLNASSLWYTFNAMTELIRPQDYVGWMQFLSRNKIAWKTGTSYGFRDAWAVGLNGKYMVAVWVGNADGEGRPELTGTGAAAPLMFSVFNLLTEKKWFNKPVSDMENIKVCKESGFKASEICPNTQLQLMPLGSQKTKSCPFHKIIFTDASGKFRVNSDCYPVSDMKQTPWLIVTPTQEYFYKQHSLFYKPLPDYLPGCVTDEHTKLLDIVYPREGFKIYVPVNEKGEKENCILKAAHKNADAVLFWQLDGTFLGSTQKYHQISILPEIGKHTLLVTDERGEISVVKFEVIGK; from the coding sequence GTGGTTAAAGTCAAGTATATATGGGAAAAAGTTTCGGTCCGAGCTAAGACTACATGGGGAATTGTGCTTGTTCTTTTGGTTTTGTTTTATTTGTGGTTGCCTTCGCAATTATTTAACAAACCCTGCAGCACGGTTTTGCTGGATGCCAATAATGAGTTACTCTCTGCTAAAATCGCATCTGACGGACAATGGCGCTATCCACAGTTAGACAGTGTGCCGGTAAAGTTTGAGCAATGCATTACTTTGTTTGAAGATGAATATTTTTATTATCATCCCGGCTTTAATCCGGTTTCCATTTTAAAATCCATTCAACGCAATTTTTCAGCCGGCAAAGTAAAGAGTGGTGGAAGTACCATTACTATGCAGGTAGCACGTATGATGCGCGGTAATAAATCCCGAACGTATTATAATAAGCTCGTTGAGATTTTATTAGCGTTTAGAATAGAGCTGAGTTATAAAAAATCCAGTATTTTAAATTTGTATGCGAGCAACGCGCCATTTGGTAGTAATGTAGTGGGAATTTCCGCGGCCTCCTGGCGCTATTTTGGTAGAAGTCCTTTTCAATTAAGCTGGGCGGAGAGCGCTTTATTAGCAGTTCTTCCCAATGCTCCTTCCTTAATTTATCCCGGAAAAAATCAGCAGCGTTTACTGAAAAAGCGGAATACACTTCTGAAAAAATTATACGATAAAAAGATCATTGATGAATCCACGTATAAATTATCGATACAAGAACCTTTACCGGATAAGCCTTATGCTGTTCCGCAACTTGCCAATCATTTATTGAACCGCGGCATTAACGAAAAGGGTTCTTCGCAGATTTATAAATCTACCATTAAAAAAAATCTGCAAATACAGGTCAGTGATTTGCTGAATAAACATGTTGCCAGTTTATCCGCTAATCAAATTCATAATGCCTGCGTATTGGTGGCTGAGGTAGAATCAGGCAATGTGTTGGCCTATGTGGGGAATAGTTCCAGTGAAAAAAACGAACATGAAAATTATGTGGATGTAATTAACGCGCCAAGAAGTACAGGAAGTATTTTAAAACCTTTTTTGTACGCTTTCATGCTTAATGAAAATAAAATTTTGCCGGCTGCCTTAATCGAAGATGTACCAACGCAAATCGGTTCGTACGGACCAAAGAATTTTAATTTAACTTACGACGGATTGGTGCCGGCTAATCAGGCTATAGCGCGCTCCTTGAACGTACCCGCCGTTAAAATGCTGTTGGATTATGGAACGGCTAAATTTCATTACCGCTTAAAGCAATTAGGTTTTAAAAATTTCACCAAGCCAACTACGCATTATGGTTTGTCGCTGATTTTAGGCGGAGGTGAAGCCACGCTGTGGGATATCGCTTCTGCCTATTCTTCCATGGGAAGAGCTTTGTTGGGTTACGACGCTTCACGTAAAAAATACACCGCGGATAATTACCGCCCCTTAAATTATCTGCAGAAAGAAATTGACAAACCTAAAATGGTAAAAGAAGATTTGCTCAATGCTTCTTCCTTATGGTACACCTTTAATGCCATGACAGAATTGATTCGCCCGCAGGATTATGTAGGTTGGATGCAATTTCTTTCCCGCAACAAAATTGCCTGGAAAACGGGAACGAGTTATGGTTTCAGAGATGCCTGGGCTGTTGGTTTAAACGGTAAATACATGGTCGCGGTGTGGGTAGGTAATGCCGACGGAGAAGGAAGGCCTGAACTAACGGGTACCGGCGCTGCGGCACCATTAATGTTTTCGGTATTTAATTTATTGACTGAGAAAAAGTGGTTTAATAAGCCGGTATCGGATATGGAAAACATAAAAGTGTGTAAGGAAAGCGGATTTAAAGCCTCGGAGATTTGTCCGAATACTCAACTGCAATTAATGCCGCTTGGTTCACAAAAAACAAAGTCTTGTCCTTTTCATAAAATTATTTTCACCGATGCCAGCGGAAAATTCAGGGTGAATAGTGATTGTTATCCTGTAAGCGACATGAAGCAAACGCCCTGGTTGATTGTAACGCCTACTCAGGAATATTTTTATAAGCAGCACAGCTTGTTTTACAAGCCCTTGCCGGATTATTTACCGGGTTGTGTTACGGATGAGCATACAAAACTTTTGGATATTGTTTACCCGCGAGAAGGATTTAAAATTTATGTGCCCGTGAATGAGAAAGGAGAAAAAGAGAATTGCATATTAAAAGCTGCTCATAAAAACGCGGATGCTGTTTTGTTTTGGCAATTGGACGGAACATTTTTAGGCAGCACTCAAAAGTACCATCAGATTTCTATTCTCCCTGAAATTGGTAAACACACTTTATTAGTAACCGATGAAAGAGGGGAGATCAGTGTTGTGAAGTTTGAAGTGATTGGAAAGTGA
- a CDS encoding response regulator, with amino-acid sequence MKTILVIESNPEIRENLTELLELNGFTTLAADSVVDAIILLNQCWVDMILGNFKPDCNDSIRLVNFLSSHENLNRISIISMSSTPLKGEKQEIISFGMDEYLIKPFSETELIFSIKKALIYRAWKELKRCLRNNKNLYQQNHPSVPFFSLN; translated from the coding sequence ATGAAAACAATTTTAGTTATTGAAAGCAACCCGGAAATAAGAGAAAATCTTACCGAATTATTGGAATTAAACGGTTTTACTACTTTAGCCGCGGATTCTGTTGTTGATGCCATTATCCTGTTAAACCAATGCTGGGTCGACATGATTTTGGGGAATTTCAAACCAGATTGCAATGATTCAATTCGACTCGTTAATTTTCTATCAAGCCACGAAAACCTCAACCGAATTTCAATAATAAGTATGAGTAGTACTCCTTTAAAAGGAGAAAAGCAAGAAATAATAAGCTTTGGCATGGATGAATACCTTATTAAACCATTTTCAGAAACGGAGTTGATATTTTCAATAAAAAAAGCCCTCATATATCGTGCATGGAAGGAATTAAAAAGATGTCTGCGAAACAACAAAAATTTATATCAGCAGAATCATCCATCAGTTCCCTTCTTTTCATTAAACTAA
- the ruvB gene encoding Holliday junction branch migration DNA helicase RuvB: MNENLDPNEENLTPSERELEKALRPIEFDDFSGQESVVDNLRVFVEAAKQRGESLDHVLLHGPPGLGKTTLAHIISNDLGVNLKVTSGPVLDKPGDLAGLLTNLGPNDVLFIDEIHRLSPVVEEYLYSAMEDFKIDIMIDSGPNARTVQIKLNPFTLVGATTRSGLLTSPLRARFGINSRLNYYDSKVLTRIVERSSDILKVEISPEAAYEIARRSRGTPRIANALLRRVRDFAQIKGNGKIDIEIATFSLKALNVDKNGLDEMDHRILSAIIEKFKGGPVGINTISTAVGEESGTIEEVYEPFLVQEGYLSRTPRGREVTEKAYKHLGKSIYNKGGSLFD; this comes from the coding sequence ATGAACGAGAACCTCGATCCGAACGAAGAAAACTTAACACCTTCCGAAAGGGAATTGGAAAAGGCTTTGCGACCTATAGAGTTCGATGACTTTAGCGGTCAGGAAAGTGTGGTGGATAACCTAAGAGTTTTTGTGGAGGCTGCGAAACAAAGAGGCGAATCGTTAGATCACGTATTATTACACGGCCCTCCGGGGTTAGGTAAAACAACGCTTGCCCATATTATTTCAAACGATTTGGGGGTTAACTTAAAAGTTACATCAGGGCCTGTTTTGGATAAACCGGGAGATTTAGCAGGTTTATTGACTAACCTTGGGCCTAACGATGTTTTATTTATTGATGAAATCCATCGTTTAAGTCCGGTTGTAGAGGAATATCTTTATTCGGCTATGGAGGATTTCAAGATTGATATCATGATCGACAGCGGACCGAATGCCAGAACCGTTCAGATTAAATTAAATCCATTTACTCTGGTGGGTGCCACAACCCGCAGCGGTTTATTAACCTCTCCGCTTCGCGCGCGCTTTGGCATTAATTCCCGTTTAAATTACTACGACAGTAAAGTGCTCACACGTATTGTTGAGCGCAGTTCAGATATTCTTAAAGTTGAAATAAGTCCGGAAGCGGCTTATGAAATCGCAAGACGAAGTCGCGGCACCCCGCGTATTGCCAACGCATTATTACGCAGGGTTCGCGACTTCGCACAAATTAAAGGCAATGGAAAAATAGATATTGAAATTGCTACATTTTCATTAAAGGCCTTAAATGTAGATAAGAACGGATTAGATGAAATGGATCATCGCATTCTTTCCGCTATTATTGAAAAGTTTAAGGGAGGTCCGGTAGGAATTAACACGATTAGCACTGCGGTAGGTGAAGAATCGGGAACTATTGAAGAGGTCTATGAGCCGTTTTTGGTTCAGGAAGGTTATTTAAGTCGAACCCCGCGTGGACGGGAAGTTACCGAAAAGGCGTATAAGCATTTAGGGAAATCAATTTACAATAAAGGCGGTAGCTTATTTGATTAA